In a single window of the Limibacillus halophilus genome:
- a CDS encoding usg protein yields MTSDLALQMKDYRLTTAEILYRLPDHPSLLQSYIWQEYDLAPDFPTLKRFLDFWDNHLEGKLYSVKVANVSLIDPPKAKHVDALYRLH; encoded by the coding sequence ATGACGTCTGACCTGGCCTTACAGATGAAGGATTATCGGTTGACCACGGCTGAAATCCTTTACCGCCTACCCGATCACCCCTCGCTCCTGCAAAGCTACATCTGGCAGGAATATGACTTGGCTCCCGACTTCCCCACCTTAAAACGATTTCTGGATTTTTGGGACAATCACCTGGAAGGCAAGCTCTACTCGGTCAAGGTAGCGAATGTCTCCTTGATCGATCCGCCCAAAGCCAAACATGTCGACGCCCTATACCGCTTGCATTGA